The genomic stretch GCGTACTTTCTCTAAGATTTCTTTCAAGTCATATCTTTTGTTTCGGACCAGCTTTCCTTTTTAGAGCTACCAAGAATCATTTTGACTCCAATACTGTAACAGCCGATTCTAAATGACCAAAAGCTGACGCTATTGCCTGTCCAAAGGTTGACGGATATAATGACCACCATACATATCCTAGAACAGGAAAAGGACGCCTCTGAAAGATGTGCCACTGCGCCAACAGTTGCACCAGAGTCGTCCCCCAAAAAAACCATATGGTTATTGTATCTCATTATCAAATTGAAGAAAAGCTTGGTGTTTTTCATACGGAGTGCAGAGAAGCATATTTGCCCAATATGTGAAGATGACTTGTACACAATCGGGAGTCGGAGGCGCGTCGGGCGAAAGCCAACCGGCGATCAGATCACCTACATAATTCGTCGTTTGCGTTGCAAAGGTTGCGAGCGGATTCATCATGAATTACCGGATTTGCTCGTCCCTTACAAACGTTATGAAACCGAATGCCTCGAATCAGTTGTGTCTAATAGACAGGCTCCAGACGTAGCAGCAGATGAATCGACCTTGTACCGCTGGCGCGTTTGGTTCGGGAAGTGTTGGCAGTATTGGGTGAATTGTTTATTAACAATTGCGTCGCGTTCAGGAAATCCGGTGGAGGCATTGTCCGTACCTTCATCATCTGCACTCCAACGGATCGGACATTTTGTCGGACAAGGCGTCGGATGGCTGGCGAGAGTTGTCCGCCCCATCGTTCATTCTCAATTATGGGTACATACCCGTTTTGCCTTCTTGTCCGACATCCCTTGATATATGGTGAATCTACATCCTATTGGAAAGGACTGTAGACTCCTATGAATAACGAAAAAAAGGCGGAAGAAGTCGCCGCAGAGCGCATGCAACTGATCTCTCCGCTAGTAGCCGAAGGGATTGACCCTGGCAAAGCCAAGGAACTGAAGAAAGCCATTTGTGAACAGACGGGCTTATCCGAGCGAACTCTTCGACGCTATTTGTCTGCCTATCGAACCGACGGCTTCGCTGGACTTCGACCTCAAGGAATGGGAAAGCGGCGATCAGCCGAAGCGATCACTCCTTATCTGCTAGAGCAAGCGATTCTGCTTCGTCGAGAAGTACCAAGTCGCAGTGTCGCGCAAATCATTCAGATACTCGAATGGGAAGGTTTGGCCAAGCCCGGTGAGATTAAGCGTAGCACGTTGCAAGAGAAATTGATGGAGCGCGGCTACAGCACTCGCCATATGCGACTTTACTCAACCGCCGGCCTTGCGGCCAGACGCTTTCAACACAAACAGCGCAACCGCTTGTGGCAAAGCGATATCAAGTTCGGGCCCTATCTACCGATTGGTGAAGGCGGAGCTAACAAGCAGGTGTACCTCGTTGCATTCATCGACGATGCGACACGTTATGTGTTACATGCCGCATTCTATCCGACACTCGATCAAACGATTGTGGAAGACTGTTTCCGTTACGCAATCCAAACAAGTGGCGTTCCTGAATCTGTCTACTTTGATAACGGCAAGCAATTTCGAACCAAAAGCATGACTCGCACATGCGCCAAACTAGGTATTCGCCTTCGCTTTACGAGACCATATGCAGCCGAATCCAAGGGGAAGATCGAGCGTTTCAACCGAGTCATAGACAGTTTCCTTGCGGAAGTGATGTTGGAAAAGCCGCAAACACTCGACCAACTCAATGAATTGTTTCAAGTTTGGCTCACCGAATGTTACCAGACCAAGCCCCACTCCGCACTTGATGACAGTTCAAGCCCTCAGGTAGCGTTCCGTAGCGACTCGACACCGCTCCGACTCGTCGAAGAATCAATTATCGCGGATGCGTTCCTACACAGCGAATCCCGAAAAGTGGACAAGGCTGGTTGTATCAGCTTTATGGGTAAAAAATACGAGGTTGGGCTCCCGTTCATCGGGCATAGAGTGGAAGTCGTCTACGACCCGCGTGACATCTCAACAATTACCATTGAATATGGCAATCACACGCCGTGGCAGGCGAAAGAGCTGACCATCGGTGAATGGGCAGGACAACGCCCCTCGTTGCCATCGACAATTGAAACAGTTTCAGCAAATGGTTCGCGGTTATTGGTCGCTGCAGAGAAGAAGAATCAAGTTCGAAAAGAACGTCAGACACGCGCTGTCTCGTTCCGTAAGATGCGGGAGGAGGCACAGCCGGATGTTTGAAGCGTTTTACGAAATGACGAGAACACCTTTTTCACGCGACATGCCGACTCATGAGTTGTATGCTTCAGATGTTTTGGAAGAAACGCTGGAGAGGTTGGCATATACCGCCGAAAGGCAATGGTTTTCAGTTGTGACAGGTGACTGCGGAACGGGTAAAACAACGACGATCCGCCGGTTTGCAGATGTACTTGACTCATCGAGATTCAAATTGCTCTATTTATCTGATTCGAAGCTAACGCCACGCCATTTTTACAAAGGATTGCTCGAACAATTGGGGTGTGAAGCGAAGTTTTATCGAGGAGACAGTAAGCGACAATTGCATCGGGAAATTGAATTGATGCGAGGAGTTCATCGCTTACAGCCTGTAGTGGTGGTTGACGAGGCGCATTTGTTGGACAAGGAGATGTTCGAAGAAGTGCGATTTTTGCTCAACTTCAGAATGGACGCTCAGAGTCCTATGGCCTTGATCCTGGTCGGGCAAAATGAGTTGTGGGAACGTCTGCAACTGCAGACGTTCACGGCTATTCGCCAAAGAATTGATCTGCAATGCAAACTTGTTCACTACGACCGCTCACAAGTGGGAGCATATATCTCACGTCATTTGGAATATGCCGGCGTTAGCCGGGATCTTTTTACGGACGGTGCGATCGATGAGATTTACCGTTATTCGAGCGGTACAGTTCGCTTGGTGAACAAAGCGGCGACACATAGTCTGATCTACGGTGCAGCGAACAAGCACCGGATCATTGACGACCACATGATAAAACGGGTGATCGAGGGAGAATTGACTTAATTCTCCCGCTTTTCCTTTCAGGGGTGGCACCGCTAACGCGGTCATCATTTCCGTCAACTCTTGGACAGCAAAGCCTGTCAGTTTACGGACATTATAGGGCAGTAGTAACACAATACCACACCTCGTTTTTTCCAGCCTCTAAAAGTTGAGCTTAGAAAACGAGCACCCACCAATGATTCACACCGTTCACTCCACATTCAACGCTGTTGTCACCGTCTTCGCCCTTCCTCACATTTCGAACTTCCAACACCGGGTTCATCGTCCATCCCTCCTGAATCTCTTGTGATGGAAACATCATAAATAATCGGTTTCCAAAATGATTCAAGAAAATATCAAGAAGTTATGGAGAAATCTTTCTTGGGTACAAAGGATTTTCGAAAGTAAAATGGAATTTATCTCTAGGAATGCTTATTCACGAATCAAATAGGGGGTCGATTATGATGGCAGAAACGAAGGTAAGCCCAACCATCGCCCATCTCGAAAGAGAATTGCAGGCCGGAAATACAGATGCGCTTTCAGCATTTTGGGACTATATCGCGCAAGAAGGCGCTCCCCTGATTGAAGAGACGGACAACGAAGAAGAAGTGCTGTTGACCTTCCTCTGGCAATCTGAATCAGAGTCAACCGAGAACGTTTATACGCTGGGCGGTCCGGCTGGCTGGCGTTTAGAAGAAGCTCAGCTGACACGCCTGCTCGATACAGATTTGTATTATCGAACACTGCAAACGAAGCTGCGTTCGGTTGCCGAATACTATGTCTCGCCAAATGATACATTCGAAGATGATTGGGTTGCGCGCTTAGCCAATTTACAGGAAGATCCGCTGAACCGAAACTTCCTCGTCCACCCCGCCAACCCAGATAAACCAGCGACGAAAGATACGACCGTAGCGGTGTTGAACTACCCAGGCTTTGAGCCCAATCTTTACCGCGCCGTGCGCCAACATGCGCCGCAAGGAGAGATCACCCAGCATCGTTTACAAAGCGCAGTCTTAGAGAACGAGCGCAGTGTCTGGGTTTACACACCGCCGGGCTATTCGGCTGATAGCGAGCCTTATCGCGTGCTGGTGCTGTTTGACGGGTTTGAGTATGACAAGATCGTTTCTGCACCAACCATCTTGGATAATTTAGTGGCCGACGGGAAAATTTCTCCGGTCGTCGCCGTATTCGTCAACGCCAATGATCGCCGCAACGAAGAGATGCGTGGGACTGCACTGTTTGCCAAATTTGCAGCAGAAGAGGTCACCGCATTTGTTCGCCAACACTACAACGTCAGCACCGACCCGAAGCATGCTGCCATCGGCGGATGCTCCAACGGCGGGTTGATGGGGATGATCGTAGCGATGCAAAACCCGAACGTGTACGGCAATGTGCTTTCCCAGTCCGGTTCCTTCGCCTGGGGATATGACGGAGAGCCGGAATGGTTCATGAAGCAGTTGGAAAAGGCCGTCTCTGTGCATCTGAACGTCTACATGGATGTTGGCAACTGTGAACAGGCAGATGTGCTCGAGTCCAACTACAGCATTCGCGACCAACTCCGCCAAAAAGGGGCCAACGTGCACTTCACCGAATTTAAAGGTGGTCACGACTGGGTCTGCTGGCGTGAAACGTTTGCCGACGCGGTTGTCGCATTATTTGGTAACTAAGAACCGCCTATTTCTCTATCTGGCACCGCACACCCCCTATCCGGATCGGTGATGCGTTGCGAATCAGACTCATCTCTTTTATAGCAGTGTTGATCCAATTACAAATTGACGACATGTTAAAAATAGTAGATCATGATCTGAAAACAGGGACTGTTGATAGCAACATCTAGTAGTACTGCACCGATCGTACGCAAGGGACGCCTTTGTTCCAGCTTTTGAGCACCAGCTACGCACCGTATAAGCTGGCAACCCTTCATCATAGGTAAACAGACGAATGGAGTAGGGCTTCCACACCGTCGCGTTTTACACGCTCGAATCGCTTCAAATTACAAAGGTACGACTTGGAAACGGCATCCCTTGGATGCTGTTTCTTTTCTTTTGGCGATGATTTTTAACAAGCCTCTCAAGTTCCTCCCAATCGCCTCTGGCCAGCGCACAGAATTCAGCTTGTATAGACGTCAGGAAGTGAGACAGACTATGTGCGGTGAACCAAGTAAACTAGCTTTTGGAGGTGTTTTGACATGCCATTTGGAGCTCATGAATCGATGCAGGTCCATGAAGTGTTAAACGAGCAGGTTTGCCTGATCGACCATCTTGCCATGTGTGCCAAGATGTGCAGCGACCCGGCACTATTAGATCTGATGCACCGTCACCACTCCCATGCCATGCATCACTACAACCAGTTGGTGTCCTACACGCACGATTATCGTGCGGTCGTGCCGACAGAAGTGCAGTTTTCGCAAGTGACCTCACCTCGCCATGTCCAATACGGTCTGCGCAACCCAGCTCCTGTCACTCCAATGGGGCAGGGCCAGTTTTCTGACCTGCAGATCGCACGCTCTTTGTTGCTCGCTCACAAAAATTCTGCCAAAAATCAGATGTGCGCTTCGCTGGAATGTGCCGATCCGTACGTTCGTCAACTCCTGCTAAACGGTGCCAATTCCTGCAACTATCAGGCTTATGAAGTGTTCGAATACCTCAATGCGCGCGGTCAGTATCAAGTGCCGACGATGAACGAACATACAGCCAAGACGTATTTGCATGCGTTCCAAACGCGCTAAAACGAAAAGCTGACAAGGCGTAACGCCTGTCAGCTTTTTTCTCGCTTGTCCCGATCGACTTCCAAAACTCTCTTGCTGTTTGCCCTTAGCGCTGATCATGTACACAAAAACACACCACCGCTCTACAAAAGCGGTGGTGTGTTTTTGCTACACGT from Tumebacillus algifaecis encodes the following:
- a CDS encoding DUF6431 domain-containing protein is translated as MTTIHILEQEKDASERCATAPTVAPESSPKKTIWLLYLIIKLKKSLVFFIRSAEKHICPICEDDLYTIGSRRRVGRKPTGDQITYIIRRLRCKGCERIHHELPDLLVPYKRYETECLESVVSNRQAPDVAADESTLYRWRVWFGKCWQYWVNCLLTIASRSGNPVEALSVPSSSALQRIGHFVGQGVGWLARVVRPIVHSQLWVHTRFAFLSDIP
- a CDS encoding DDE-type integrase/transposase/recombinase produces the protein MNNEKKAEEVAAERMQLISPLVAEGIDPGKAKELKKAICEQTGLSERTLRRYLSAYRTDGFAGLRPQGMGKRRSAEAITPYLLEQAILLRREVPSRSVAQIIQILEWEGLAKPGEIKRSTLQEKLMERGYSTRHMRLYSTAGLAARRFQHKQRNRLWQSDIKFGPYLPIGEGGANKQVYLVAFIDDATRYVLHAAFYPTLDQTIVEDCFRYAIQTSGVPESVYFDNGKQFRTKSMTRTCAKLGIRLRFTRPYAAESKGKIERFNRVIDSFLAEVMLEKPQTLDQLNELFQVWLTECYQTKPHSALDDSSSPQVAFRSDSTPLRLVEESIIADAFLHSESRKVDKAGCISFMGKKYEVGLPFIGHRVEVVYDPRDISTITIEYGNHTPWQAKELTIGEWAGQRPSLPSTIETVSANGSRLLVAAEKKNQVRKERQTRAVSFRKMREEAQPDV
- a CDS encoding ExeA family protein — translated: MFEAFYEMTRTPFSRDMPTHELYASDVLEETLERLAYTAERQWFSVVTGDCGTGKTTTIRRFADVLDSSRFKLLYLSDSKLTPRHFYKGLLEQLGCEAKFYRGDSKRQLHREIELMRGVHRLQPVVVVDEAHLLDKEMFEEVRFLLNFRMDAQSPMALILVGQNELWERLQLQTFTAIRQRIDLQCKLVHYDRSQVGAYISRHLEYAGVSRDLFTDGAIDEIYRYSSGTVRLVNKAATHSLIYGAANKHRIIDDHMIKRVIEGELT
- a CDS encoding alpha/beta hydrolase; this translates as MMAETKVSPTIAHLERELQAGNTDALSAFWDYIAQEGAPLIEETDNEEEVLLTFLWQSESESTENVYTLGGPAGWRLEEAQLTRLLDTDLYYRTLQTKLRSVAEYYVSPNDTFEDDWVARLANLQEDPLNRNFLVHPANPDKPATKDTTVAVLNYPGFEPNLYRAVRQHAPQGEITQHRLQSAVLENERSVWVYTPPGYSADSEPYRVLVLFDGFEYDKIVSAPTILDNLVADGKISPVVAVFVNANDRRNEEMRGTALFAKFAAEEVTAFVRQHYNVSTDPKHAAIGGCSNGGLMGMIVAMQNPNVYGNVLSQSGSFAWGYDGEPEWFMKQLEKAVSVHLNVYMDVGNCEQADVLESNYSIRDQLRQKGANVHFTEFKGGHDWVCWRETFADAVVALFGN
- a CDS encoding spore coat protein, encoding MPFGAHESMQVHEVLNEQVCLIDHLAMCAKMCSDPALLDLMHRHHSHAMHHYNQLVSYTHDYRAVVPTEVQFSQVTSPRHVQYGLRNPAPVTPMGQGQFSDLQIARSLLLAHKNSAKNQMCASLECADPYVRQLLLNGANSCNYQAYEVFEYLNARGQYQVPTMNEHTAKTYLHAFQTR